A single window of Acidobacteriota bacterium DNA harbors:
- a CDS encoding nitroreductase family protein: MSDKNSAMSDYPFVPYTPPRLPPEEMLRRAEAFYAEMDSRRSVRHFSSDPVPRELIELAIRTASTAPSGAHRQPWRFVAVSDPAIKSAIREAAEHEERISYEEGRMPEEWLRAVAPMGTDWRKPYLETVPWIVVAFEELYGFEEDGSKRKNYYVKESIGLACGLFIAAIHRMGLVTLTHTPSPMKFLNEVLGRPQNEKPVILFPIGYAAEDAMVPDLERKSLEEVSVWNPQPGSGDE; encoded by the coding sequence ATGTCTGATAAGAACAGCGCCATGAGCGACTATCCCTTCGTCCCCTACACCCCGCCCCGGTTGCCCCCGGAGGAAATGCTTCGCCGCGCCGAGGCCTTCTACGCCGAGATGGACAGCCGCCGAAGCGTCCGCCATTTCTCCTCCGATCCGGTGCCCCGGGAGCTCATCGAGCTGGCCATCCGCACCGCTTCCACCGCTCCCTCCGGAGCCCATCGCCAGCCCTGGCGCTTCGTGGCGGTGAGCGATCCGGCGATCAAGAGCGCCATCCGCGAGGCGGCGGAGCACGAGGAGCGCATCAGCTACGAGGAGGGGCGGATGCCGGAGGAATGGCTGCGCGCCGTCGCTCCCATGGGCACCGACTGGCGCAAGCCTTATCTGGAGACGGTGCCGTGGATCGTGGTCGCCTTCGAGGAGCTCTACGGCTTCGAGGAGGACGGCAGCAAGCGCAAGAATTATTACGTCAAGGAGAGCATCGGATTGGCCTGCGGCCTGTTCATCGCCGCCATCCACCGCATGGGGTTGGTGACCTTGACCCACACGCCGAGCCCGATGAAATTCCTCAACGAGGTCCTCGGCCGGCCGCAGAACGAGAAGCCGGTGATCCTCTTCCCCATCGGCTACGCCGCCGAGGACGCCATGGTGCCGGATCTGGAGCGCAAGAGCCTGGAGGAAGTGTCGGTGTGGAATCCGCAGCCGGGCTCAGGCGACGAGTAG
- the msrP gene encoding protein-methionine-sulfoxide reductase catalytic subunit MsrP, with translation MKSSAITGSITMTLLRSPKSWDPDHRRAARETTPESTYWNRRQVLKALGLTSLGLALPQGAGCILAEDALNEAKMVRPALGKRFADLFPARRNEAYTLGGRPLTPEEVPAAYNNFYEFLTNKGKVWGLAQGYPVDPWKVEIGGLVHKPQTLDLDDLFTRIPLEERLYRFRCVERWAMQVPWTGYPLRKLLELAQPMSKARYVRFVSFHDPENLPGQKLMTRYPWPYYEALRLDEAYHELTLVAVGIYGHALPMQHGAPWRLVTPWKYGYKSPKSIVRIELTDEQPPTFWNDLQPPEYGFFSNVDPSKPHPRWSQEVEEDIGTLEKRATLLYNGYAQEVAGLYDGSEW, from the coding sequence ATGAAGTCCTCTGCAATCACCGGGAGCATCACCATGACTTTGTTGCGCAGTCCGAAGAGCTGGGATCCGGATCACCGGCGGGCGGCCCGAGAAACGACGCCGGAAAGCACGTATTGGAACCGCCGCCAAGTGCTCAAGGCCCTGGGCCTCACTTCCTTGGGGCTCGCCCTGCCCCAGGGCGCCGGCTGCATCCTCGCCGAGGATGCCCTCAACGAAGCGAAGATGGTACGCCCGGCGCTGGGCAAGCGCTTCGCCGACCTCTTTCCGGCCCGGCGCAACGAAGCCTACACCCTCGGCGGTCGGCCGCTGACCCCGGAGGAGGTCCCCGCCGCTTATAACAACTTCTACGAATTTCTCACCAACAAGGGCAAGGTCTGGGGCCTGGCCCAGGGCTATCCGGTGGACCCCTGGAAGGTGGAGATCGGCGGCCTGGTACACAAGCCCCAAACCCTCGATCTCGACGACCTCTTCACCCGCATTCCGCTGGAGGAGCGGCTGTACCGCTTCCGCTGCGTCGAGCGCTGGGCGATGCAGGTGCCGTGGACCGGCTATCCCCTGCGCAAGCTGCTGGAGCTGGCCCAACCGATGTCCAAAGCTCGCTATGTGCGCTTCGTGTCGTTCCACGACCCGGAGAATCTGCCGGGCCAGAAGTTGATGACGCGCTATCCGTGGCCGTACTACGAAGCGCTGCGGCTGGACGAGGCCTACCACGAGCTGACCCTGGTGGCGGTGGGCATTTACGGCCACGCCCTACCCATGCAGCACGGCGCCCCGTGGCGGCTGGTGACGCCGTGGAAATACGGCTACAAGAGCCCCAAATCCATCGTTCGCATCGAGCTCACGGACGAGCAGCCGCCGACCTTCTGGAACGACCTCCAGCCACCGGAGTACGGCTTCTTCTCCAACGTCGACCCGTCCAAGCCCCACCCGCGCTGGAGCCAGGAGGTGGAGGAGGACATCGGCACTCTGGAGAAGCGGGCGACGCTGCTCTACAACGGCTACGCCCAGGAGGTAGCGGGGCTCTACGACGGGAGCGAGTGGTAG
- a CDS encoding mannose-1-phosphate guanylyltransferase, with protein sequence MQVVILAGGSGTRFWPLSRAHRPKQLLELEGGRSLLQATMDRLLPTVEPAQVWICTTEMLADEVRQQLPEVPPEQILFEPEGRNTAAAIGWSVRSMPQEAREGVVAVLPADHRIADPEAFRRTLAAGEKAVEERDLVLTLGIEPHRPETGYGYLELGETLDAATGLRRVRRFTEKPDSATAQRFQESGNYLWNAGIFLFRGTRLLELVAEHLPELARGLEEIAEKPARIGELYPRLPSTSIDFGLMEKLSNIATLPLACGWSDLGSWEALAEVLPPDEHGNVHLGDALAFDARDNLLVADGGTVAVLGVEGLVVVRTDDAVLVLPRERSQDVRSIVQQLKEQRRTRLL encoded by the coding sequence GTGCAGGTGGTAATTCTCGCCGGCGGCAGCGGCACGCGATTCTGGCCCTTGAGCCGTGCCCACCGCCCCAAGCAGTTGTTGGAGTTGGAGGGCGGCCGCAGTCTGCTGCAGGCCACCATGGATCGCCTGCTGCCGACGGTGGAGCCGGCTCAGGTGTGGATCTGTACTACCGAGATGCTCGCCGACGAGGTGCGCCAGCAGCTGCCGGAGGTGCCGCCGGAGCAGATCCTCTTCGAGCCCGAGGGGCGCAACACCGCCGCCGCCATCGGCTGGTCGGTGCGCTCCATGCCTCAGGAGGCCCGGGAAGGGGTGGTGGCGGTGCTGCCGGCGGATCACCGCATCGCCGATCCGGAGGCCTTCCGCCGCACTCTCGCGGCGGGGGAGAAGGCGGTGGAGGAGCGGGATCTGGTGCTTACCCTGGGCATCGAGCCGCACCGCCCGGAGACCGGCTACGGCTATCTCGAGCTGGGCGAGACCCTCGATGCCGCCACCGGCCTGCGGCGGGTACGGCGCTTCACCGAAAAGCCCGACAGCGCCACCGCCCAACGCTTCCAGGAGTCCGGCAACTATCTGTGGAACGCCGGCATCTTCCTCTTCCGTGGCACCCGCCTGCTGGAGCTGGTGGCGGAGCATCTGCCGGAGCTGGCCCGGGGGCTGGAAGAGATCGCCGAGAAGCCGGCGCGCATCGGCGAGCTCTATCCCCGACTGCCGTCCACCTCCATCGACTTCGGCCTGATGGAGAAGCTCTCCAACATCGCCACCCTGCCCCTGGCCTGCGGCTGGAGCGACCTGGGCTCTTGGGAAGCGCTGGCGGAAGTCTTGCCGCCGGACGAGCACGGCAACGTGCATCTGGGGGACGCTCTGGCCTTCGACGCTCGGGACAATCTGCTGGTGGCGGACGGCGGTACGGTGGCGGTGCTGGGGGTGGAAGGGCTGGTGGTGGTGCGCACCGACGACGCCGTTCTGGTGCTGCCCCGGGAGCGTTCCCAGGACGTTCGCTCCATCGTCCAGCAGCTCAAGGAGCAGCGCCGGACGCGTCTGCTGTGA